The following are from one region of the Planctomonas sp. JC2975 genome:
- a CDS encoding ABC transporter permease subunit, producing the protein MTSTLVRPERTAPSRDDRARPARRRRPWWRNWQLYSLLVLPVAYFVLFRYIPMAGNIIAFRQYVPGGNIFGDSWIGFQNFQLFLADPSFWQVFSNTAILGGLALVFGFPVPIILALLLNEVRNRGFKRFVQTTTYLPHFLSVVIVAGMILQITSLTGSINFVLKAMGLQAVSFIQDPAWFPAIYVGSEIWQTMGWGTILYLAALTQIDENLYEAARLDGANRWQQTWHVTLPGIAPTIVTLLILNIGTFMGVGFEKILLIYNPATYATADVISTYLYRVGIQSGSFSYAAAIGMFEAVIGLVLVLSANFVSKRLVGASLW; encoded by the coding sequence ATGACCTCGACCCTGGTCAGGCCGGAGCGCACGGCGCCCAGCCGTGACGACCGGGCACGGCCCGCGCGCCGACGGCGCCCCTGGTGGCGCAACTGGCAGCTGTACTCGCTGCTGGTACTGCCGGTGGCCTACTTCGTGCTGTTCCGGTACATCCCGATGGCGGGCAACATCATCGCCTTCCGCCAGTACGTTCCCGGCGGCAACATCTTCGGCGACAGCTGGATCGGATTCCAGAACTTCCAGTTGTTCCTCGCCGACCCGTCGTTCTGGCAGGTCTTCTCGAACACGGCCATCCTCGGCGGTCTCGCGCTGGTCTTCGGCTTCCCGGTGCCGATCATCCTCGCGCTGCTGCTCAACGAGGTGCGCAACCGCGGCTTCAAGCGCTTCGTGCAGACCACGACGTACCTGCCGCACTTCCTCTCCGTGGTGATCGTGGCGGGCATGATCCTGCAGATCACCTCGCTGACCGGCTCCATCAACTTCGTGCTCAAGGCGATGGGCCTGCAGGCCGTCTCGTTCATCCAGGATCCCGCCTGGTTCCCCGCCATCTACGTGGGCAGCGAGATCTGGCAGACCATGGGCTGGGGCACGATCCTCTATCTCGCAGCGCTCACGCAGATCGACGAGAACCTCTACGAGGCGGCTCGACTCGACGGCGCGAACCGCTGGCAGCAGACCTGGCACGTGACGTTGCCCGGCATCGCCCCCACGATCGTGACCCTGCTCATCCTCAACATCGGCACGTTCATGGGCGTCGGGTTCGAGAAGATCCTGCTCATCTACAACCCGGCGACGTATGCCACGGCCGATGTGATCTCGACGTACCTGTACCGGGTCGGCATCCAGTCCGGCAGCTTCAGCTATGCAGCCGCGATCGGCATGTTCGAGGCCGTCATCGGTCTCGTGCTCGTGCTGTCGGCCAACTTCGTCTCCAAGCGTCTGGTGGGAGCAAGCCTGTGGTGA
- a CDS encoding Gfo/Idh/MocA family oxidoreductase, with protein MSESTTPRFTAENPFRIGIVGTGGIARVHADNVRRLEGRARIVGACDIDAERVQDFQSAWDVPVGTTDLEELLDSVELDIVHLCSPPGLHKEQAIAVLRRGIHVLSEKPPALSLAELDEIAEAEQAGGAQFATVSQHRFGSRALWLRDRVADGALGRPMTAVCNTLWYRPDSYFDVPWRGKWDIEGGGPTMGHGIHQMDTMLSVLGSWSQVVAVAARQARPVITEDLTHAIVTLDNGAVVSVVNSLLSPKETSYLRFDFEYATVELEHLYGYSDASWTVTAAPGYEDAVADAWAKGPSGSGSGHFAQFEAILDAVEQNAPLPVTLHQARGTLELIAGIYASAFTGSRIDAGSIDASSPFYRSMEGSGAPWGGAPSLSDAQVEPAGAAEVVA; from the coding sequence ATGTCCGAATCGACCACACCACGCTTCACCGCGGAGAATCCGTTCCGCATCGGCATCGTCGGCACGGGTGGCATCGCCCGCGTGCACGCCGACAATGTGCGCCGTCTCGAAGGTCGCGCCCGCATCGTCGGGGCGTGCGACATCGACGCCGAGCGCGTGCAGGACTTCCAGTCCGCGTGGGATGTGCCCGTCGGCACGACCGACCTGGAAGAGCTGCTCGACTCCGTCGAGCTCGACATCGTGCACCTCTGCTCCCCTCCCGGTCTGCACAAGGAGCAGGCGATCGCGGTGCTGCGGCGTGGCATCCACGTGCTCAGCGAGAAGCCGCCTGCGCTCTCGCTCGCTGAGCTCGACGAGATCGCAGAGGCGGAGCAGGCGGGAGGCGCCCAGTTCGCCACGGTGTCGCAGCACAGGTTCGGGTCCAGGGCGCTCTGGCTGCGCGACCGCGTGGCCGATGGCGCGCTCGGACGTCCGATGACCGCCGTGTGCAACACGCTCTGGTACCGCCCTGACTCCTACTTCGATGTGCCGTGGCGGGGCAAGTGGGACATCGAGGGCGGCGGTCCGACCATGGGCCACGGCATCCACCAGATGGACACCATGCTCTCGGTGCTGGGGTCCTGGTCGCAAGTCGTCGCCGTCGCCGCGCGCCAGGCTCGGCCGGTCATCACCGAAGACCTCACCCACGCGATCGTCACGCTCGACAATGGTGCAGTGGTCAGCGTGGTGAACAGCCTGCTCTCTCCGAAGGAGACCAGCTATCTGCGGTTCGACTTCGAGTACGCGACGGTCGAGCTGGAGCACCTCTACGGCTACTCGGACGCCTCGTGGACCGTCACCGCGGCCCCAGGGTACGAGGACGCCGTCGCCGACGCCTGGGCCAAGGGTCCTTCCGGATCCGGAAGCGGGCACTTCGCCCAGTTCGAAGCCATTCTGGATGCCGTCGAACAGAACGCTCCGTTGCCCGTGACGCTGCACCAGGCGCGCGGAACGCTCGAGCTGATCGCGGGCATCTATGCGTCCGCGTTCACGGGAAGCCGCATCGATGCCGGATCGATCGACGCATCCTCGCCGTTCTACCGAAGCATGGAAGGGTCGGGTGCGCCGTGGGGCGGCGCACCCTCCCTGAGCGATGCCCAGGTCGAGCCGGCTGGAGCCGCCGAGGTGGTGGCATGA
- a CDS encoding carbohydrate ABC transporter permease: MLLLAVAVTLYPFLNVVAQSLSSEKYIDFGQVTVWPLGFNVDTYKLVASDPLFWINYRNTVVYTVVSTAVSMLLSTMFAYAISRKDLKGRGFFIGMALVTMLYSGGLIPTYVLVNGLGLTNTIWAIALPNAISVFNVLVMKSFFENLPKELEEAAAIDGLSTYGTLWRIVLPLSKPVLATMVLFYAVASWNSWFPAFLYMDNSNLYPVTVYLRNLIAGATGAQDAGASADANLTQITANIKAVTMVLTVLPILFIYPFIQRYFVSGVMLGSVKG; encoded by the coding sequence ATCCTGCTGCTCGCCGTGGCCGTGACCCTGTATCCGTTCCTCAACGTGGTCGCCCAGTCACTCTCGAGCGAGAAGTACATCGACTTCGGGCAGGTGACCGTCTGGCCGCTCGGGTTCAACGTCGACACGTACAAGCTGGTGGCATCCGATCCGCTGTTCTGGATCAACTACCGCAACACGGTCGTGTACACGGTGGTCTCCACCGCCGTGTCGATGCTGCTGTCGACGATGTTCGCCTACGCCATCTCGCGCAAGGACCTGAAGGGGCGCGGATTCTTCATCGGCATGGCGCTGGTGACGATGTTGTACAGCGGCGGCCTCATCCCGACGTATGTGCTCGTCAACGGGCTCGGCCTCACCAACACCATCTGGGCGATCGCGCTGCCGAACGCGATCAGCGTCTTCAACGTGCTGGTGATGAAGTCGTTCTTCGAGAACCTGCCGAAGGAGCTCGAGGAGGCCGCGGCCATCGACGGTCTCAGCACCTACGGAACGCTGTGGCGGATCGTGCTCCCGCTCTCCAAGCCCGTGCTCGCCACGATGGTGCTCTTCTACGCGGTGGCGAGCTGGAACTCGTGGTTCCCGGCCTTCCTGTACATGGACAACTCGAACCTGTACCCGGTCACCGTGTACCTGCGGAACCTCATCGCCGGTGCCACGGGAGCCCAGGATGCCGGCGCCTCGGCGGACGCGAACCTCACGCAGATCACGGCGAACATCAAGGCCGTGACCATGGTGCTCACCGTGCTGCCGATCCTCTTCATCTATCCGTTCATCCAGCGGTACTTCGTGTCCGGCGTGATGCTCGGCTCCGTCAAGGGCTGA
- a CDS encoding extracellular solute-binding protein — translation MTLKVTRREALGMGLASIAVGLLAGCSTTATNATPIVTGKVTGMMKTYAAGKQFKATKPLDVTMLFQDNPAYPYKSSWEIFKQIKHLTNVTLDPTVVPFANFTDKRSVLINSGKAPDIIAKTYPGQEAPFVGGGAILPVSDYVKYMPNFTKKVQDWNLDADLSTIKQSDGKYYVLPGLHQTLSPDYTLQFRDDELDKLGLKKPTTWSEVKSVLQELKKAHPDVYPYSDRWGGASAMNFAAATYGTMAGYDAVTSSNWGLNNGLIFDWNKGTYSYTPIDDNYKALVAYFAGLVKAGLMDPETFTQTDDHATAKFTTGQSYMITTNAQYVQLDRTAMDKNLGAGKYQISKAPIPGGPKGKMLAGSRLENGIMISSAAAKREDFEAFLQFVDWQWYSDAAQVMVKWGIKNETYTYKDGKYAPAEGWKLAAYGFGDPSAPKDIRIDDGFSGGNFMYGGTTAIVQSTMPAEELAWQKTLAEYKIAKPSPAVPYTTVEAQQAALKQTAIIDSTNTWTLNFMLGKKSLTSDWNDYVNELKGKGLQSYIDGANKAYHDANTKKKSTKD, via the coding sequence ATGACACTGAAAGTCACCCGCCGCGAAGCGCTCGGAATGGGCCTGGCGAGCATCGCCGTCGGCCTGCTCGCCGGCTGCAGCACGACGGCGACCAACGCAACACCGATCGTCACCGGCAAGGTGACCGGCATGATGAAGACCTACGCAGCAGGCAAGCAGTTCAAGGCGACGAAGCCGCTCGATGTCACCATGCTGTTCCAGGACAACCCGGCGTACCCGTACAAGTCGTCGTGGGAGATCTTCAAGCAGATCAAGCACCTCACCAACGTGACACTCGACCCGACCGTCGTGCCGTTCGCGAACTTCACCGACAAGCGCTCGGTGCTGATCAACTCCGGCAAGGCACCCGACATCATCGCGAAGACCTACCCGGGCCAGGAGGCGCCGTTCGTCGGCGGTGGCGCGATTCTCCCCGTCAGCGACTACGTGAAGTACATGCCCAACTTCACCAAGAAGGTGCAGGACTGGAATCTCGACGCCGACTTGTCGACCATCAAGCAGTCCGACGGCAAGTACTATGTGCTGCCCGGTCTGCACCAGACGCTCAGCCCGGACTACACCCTGCAGTTCCGCGACGACGAGCTCGACAAGCTCGGCCTGAAGAAGCCGACCACGTGGTCCGAGGTCAAGTCGGTGCTGCAGGAGCTGAAGAAGGCGCATCCGGATGTCTACCCCTACAGCGACCGCTGGGGTGGCGCCAGCGCCATGAACTTCGCCGCCGCCACCTACGGAACGATGGCCGGCTACGACGCCGTGACGAGCTCCAACTGGGGCCTGAACAACGGCCTCATCTTCGACTGGAACAAGGGCACCTACTCCTACACGCCGATCGACGACAACTACAAGGCTCTTGTCGCGTACTTCGCCGGTCTGGTCAAGGCCGGGCTGATGGATCCGGAGACGTTCACCCAGACCGACGACCACGCAACGGCGAAGTTCACGACCGGTCAGTCGTACATGATCACCACGAACGCCCAGTACGTGCAGCTGGACCGCACCGCCATGGACAAGAACCTGGGTGCCGGCAAGTACCAGATCTCCAAGGCGCCGATTCCCGGCGGCCCGAAGGGCAAGATGCTCGCCGGCAGTCGCCTCGAGAACGGCATCATGATCTCGAGCGCGGCCGCCAAGCGCGAGGACTTCGAGGCGTTCCTGCAGTTCGTCGACTGGCAGTGGTACTCCGATGCCGCCCAGGTGATGGTCAAGTGGGGCATCAAGAACGAGACCTACACGTACAAGGACGGCAAGTACGCGCCGGCCGAAGGCTGGAAGCTCGCCGCCTACGGCTTCGGCGACCCGAGCGCGCCGAAGGACATCCGTATCGACGACGGCTTCAGCGGCGGTAACTTCATGTACGGCGGCACGACCGCGATCGTGCAGTCCACGATGCCCGCCGAGGAACTCGCCTGGCAGAAGACGCTGGCGGAGTACAAGATCGCCAAGCCGTCGCCCGCCGTCCCGTACACGACGGTCGAAGCCCAGCAGGCCGCGCTGAAGCAGACCGCCATCATCGACTCGACGAATACCTGGACGCTCAACTTCATGCTCGGCAAGAAGTCACTCACGTCCGACTGGAACGACTACGTGAACGAGCTGAAGGGCAAGGGCCTGCAGTCGTACATCGACGGCGCGAACAAGGCCTACCACGACGCGAACACGAAGAAGAAGTCGACGAAGGACTGA
- a CDS encoding cupin domain-containing protein has product MTDASGAVSGNPAEPPARGAAEAAAALSRGLPGGIGISRLRVYDWKASDGLRGGSPHLHTASTEGYVVLAGSGLVETLSSQGLQRTPLEPGAVVWFTPGTVHRLVNADGALDILTLMSNAGLPEAGDAVLTFPLEVLRDPARYREHATLPALGDQETMAAAARARRDLALEGFAQLRDRAEHDLDAVLRDLYSAAAALVAPKVASWGEIVAAGPGSGLDATARQLASLAAADPGQLGLSGIRSVHPDGAERWGMCGRLTVWGVGAH; this is encoded by the coding sequence ATGACGGATGCGTCGGGCGCGGTATCCGGGAATCCTGCGGAGCCACCGGCACGGGGGGCCGCCGAGGCGGCGGCCGCCCTGTCCAGAGGCCTGCCGGGCGGGATCGGGATCTCGCGCCTGCGCGTCTACGACTGGAAGGCATCCGACGGGCTGCGCGGCGGATCTCCGCACCTGCACACGGCCTCCACAGAGGGATACGTCGTGCTCGCCGGCAGCGGCCTCGTCGAGACGCTCAGCTCCCAAGGACTGCAGCGCACCCCGCTCGAGCCGGGCGCGGTCGTCTGGTTCACGCCGGGGACGGTTCACCGGCTGGTCAACGCGGACGGAGCACTGGACATCCTCACGTTGATGTCCAACGCCGGCCTTCCCGAGGCAGGGGATGCGGTGCTCACGTTCCCGCTCGAGGTGCTGCGCGACCCTGCGCGGTACCGCGAGCACGCGACGCTGCCCGCGCTCGGCGACCAGGAGACGATGGCAGCGGCAGCGCGGGCGCGCCGCGACCTCGCGCTCGAGGGATTCGCGCAGTTGCGCGACCGTGCAGAGCACGACCTCGACGCCGTGCTCCGCGACCTCTACTCCGCGGCGGCCGCGCTCGTCGCCCCCAAGGTCGCTTCGTGGGGAGAGATCGTCGCGGCGGGACCCGGATCCGGCCTGGATGCCACGGCACGCCAACTCGCGTCGCTGGCCGCAGCCGACCCAGGGCAGCTGGGGCTCAGCGGCATCCGCTCGGTGCATCCCGACGGCGCAGAGCGCTGGGGGATGTGCGGACGCCTCACCGTGTGGGGCGTCGGGGCGCACTGA
- a CDS encoding LacI family DNA-binding transcriptional regulator, whose amino-acid sequence MTESRGTLADVAAEAGVSVPTVSKVLNGKSDVAAATRAKVYEAIETTGYLSRRGALRDTSGVLELLIEGADSPWALEIIRGAEAASASRESALVITSSVHESFSLDRWIDALRTRRSAGAVIALPSAGPELVKALQALRIPIVLVDTAGRDAGDFPTVGATNWSGGFDATNRLIELGHRDIGLIAGPSGLTNAVERQEGYAAALRRAGIPYRPELVTEGEFRQTGGYAAGGILLDGEVRPTAIFASSDQQAAGLYEAARERDIRIPSELSVIGFDDTVLSKHLSPTLTTIHQPLNEMAAEAVRLVSELGADPKRRGAKRIELTTYLVERRSAIQLEKD is encoded by the coding sequence GTGACAGAGTCGAGGGGCACGTTGGCCGACGTCGCCGCAGAGGCGGGCGTTTCGGTGCCGACGGTTTCGAAAGTGCTCAACGGCAAGTCCGACGTCGCGGCGGCAACCCGCGCCAAGGTCTACGAGGCGATCGAGACCACCGGATACCTGAGCAGGCGCGGGGCGCTGCGCGACACCAGCGGTGTGCTCGAGCTCCTCATCGAGGGCGCGGACTCGCCGTGGGCGCTCGAGATCATCCGCGGCGCAGAGGCGGCGTCCGCATCCCGCGAGTCAGCGCTGGTCATCACGAGTTCGGTGCACGAGTCGTTCTCGCTCGACCGCTGGATCGACGCCCTGCGCACCAGGCGATCGGCCGGGGCGGTCATCGCTCTGCCGAGCGCCGGTCCCGAGCTCGTGAAGGCGCTGCAGGCGCTGCGCATCCCCATCGTGCTGGTGGATACCGCCGGACGCGACGCCGGAGACTTCCCAACGGTTGGCGCAACGAACTGGTCGGGCGGATTCGACGCCACCAACCGCCTGATCGAGCTGGGCCACCGCGACATCGGGCTCATCGCCGGCCCGAGCGGCCTGACGAACGCGGTCGAACGCCAGGAGGGCTACGCCGCTGCGCTGCGCAGGGCCGGCATCCCGTATCGCCCGGAACTGGTCACGGAGGGCGAGTTCAGACAGACCGGCGGATACGCGGCGGGCGGCATCCTGCTGGACGGCGAAGTGCGGCCCACCGCCATCTTCGCCAGCTCGGACCAGCAGGCAGCCGGCCTGTACGAGGCGGCGCGGGAGCGGGACATCCGCATACCCAGCGAGCTCAGCGTGATCGGATTCGACGACACGGTGCTGAGCAAGCACCTCTCGCCGACCCTCACCACCATCCACCAGCCGCTCAACGAAATGGCGGCGGAGGCCGTGCGCCTGGTCAGCGAGCTGGGGGCGGACCCGAAGCGCCGCGGCGCCAAGCGCATCGAGCTCACGACGTACCTCGTCGAGCGCCGAAGCGCCATCCAGCTCGAGAAGGACTAG
- a CDS encoding endo-1,4-beta-xylanase, translating to MTDTLRIGCAVDAFALDDPAYRDAIARLFTVVTAENAMKFLLLRPDRDTYDFANADRIMEFAEAEGKAVRGHTLAWHSQLSEWVADAPAEERAGILRDHIDTVVGRYRGRIEQWDVVNEALDDDAQPRESPWFEAMGIDYIADAFRWAHEADPSARLFLNDYNVEDLCPKSDAYYELAKQLLANGVPLHGFGIQGHRIVGDPPTSMRENLQRFADLGLEVALTEVDVRMPVTEVEHASDVQLAAQAADYRTMIEAARAVPACTSFVLWGLSDAHSWIPETFAGFGAAHVFDEALRPKPAFEAVFSDTVGPSYAKEPVLR from the coding sequence ATGACCGACACGCTCCGCATCGGCTGCGCCGTCGACGCGTTCGCCCTCGACGATCCCGCCTACCGCGATGCGATCGCGCGGCTCTTCACTGTGGTGACAGCCGAGAACGCGATGAAGTTCCTGCTGCTGCGCCCTGACCGCGACACGTACGACTTCGCGAATGCGGATCGCATCATGGAGTTCGCCGAGGCTGAAGGCAAGGCGGTTCGAGGTCACACGCTTGCCTGGCACAGCCAGCTCTCCGAGTGGGTCGCCGACGCACCCGCCGAGGAGCGGGCAGGCATCCTGCGCGACCACATCGACACCGTTGTCGGGCGTTACCGAGGCCGCATCGAGCAGTGGGACGTGGTCAACGAGGCGCTGGACGACGACGCGCAGCCGCGCGAGTCTCCGTGGTTCGAGGCGATGGGCATCGACTACATCGCCGATGCATTCCGCTGGGCGCATGAGGCGGATCCCTCGGCACGACTGTTCCTCAACGACTACAACGTCGAAGACCTCTGCCCGAAGAGCGATGCGTACTACGAGCTGGCGAAGCAGCTGCTCGCCAACGGTGTTCCCCTGCACGGGTTCGGAATCCAGGGGCACCGCATCGTCGGCGATCCGCCGACCTCGATGCGCGAGAACCTGCAGCGTTTCGCCGACCTCGGGCTGGAGGTGGCGCTCACCGAGGTGGACGTGCGGATGCCCGTGACCGAGGTCGAGCATGCGTCCGACGTGCAGCTGGCGGCCCAGGCGGCCGACTATCGGACGATGATCGAGGCAGCTCGGGCGGTCCCCGCGTGCACTTCGTTCGTGCTCTGGGGTCTCAGCGACGCGCACTCGTGGATTCCTGAGACCTTCGCCGGCTTCGGCGCCGCGCACGTGTTCGACGAAGCGCTGCGACCGAAGCCCGCGTTCGAGGCGGTCTTCTCGGATACGGTCGGTCCGTCGTACGCGAAGGAGCCGGTGCTGCGATGA
- a CDS encoding PmoA family protein: MSASAPPSLRLEHDVDRAVRATSAAGTELLEYVYTPAEAQFESPRPYVHPVRTPSGRLVTVFRPWDHVWHKGVTMALPNVGRDNFWGGATYSRAVGGYSDLKNNGSQDHDRVTAIAVGSGDDAGLAAFAHELTWRREPSVVGGIGETVFSEQRTLTVSLLPELDAWVLGWSTRLTNVSGAPIEMGSPTTEGRDNAGYGGLFWRGPRSFTGGELIGSDGTTGEEVRGTCGPWTGFSGRHDAVDDSSTVVFVDQTPRQDFDTKWFVRSEPFACINPAPFFDRVRVVDAAETIELRHAVVIADGASDADRMAALADAAAAATEIAAGFAQRAASRDAVADVIELIPVALEEVR, from the coding sequence ATGAGCGCATCAGCCCCTCCGAGTCTCCGCCTCGAACACGATGTGGATCGCGCCGTTCGCGCGACCTCAGCCGCGGGAACCGAATTGCTCGAGTATGTCTACACTCCGGCCGAGGCGCAGTTCGAATCGCCCCGTCCGTACGTGCATCCGGTGCGGACACCGAGCGGTCGCCTCGTCACGGTCTTCCGGCCGTGGGACCACGTGTGGCACAAGGGCGTCACGATGGCGCTGCCGAATGTCGGCCGCGACAACTTCTGGGGAGGCGCCACCTATTCACGTGCCGTCGGCGGCTACTCGGATCTGAAGAACAACGGTTCGCAGGACCACGACCGGGTCACCGCCATCGCCGTCGGGTCGGGCGACGATGCGGGACTCGCCGCTTTCGCGCACGAGCTGACCTGGCGTCGCGAGCCGTCGGTGGTGGGCGGCATCGGGGAGACGGTGTTCAGCGAGCAGCGGACCCTCACGGTGTCGCTTCTGCCGGAGCTCGACGCATGGGTCCTGGGTTGGAGCACACGGCTCACGAACGTGTCGGGGGCGCCCATCGAGATGGGATCGCCGACCACCGAGGGCCGCGACAACGCCGGATACGGCGGGCTGTTCTGGCGTGGACCGCGTTCGTTCACCGGCGGTGAGCTGATCGGCTCCGATGGAACGACGGGCGAAGAGGTGCGCGGCACCTGCGGCCCCTGGACCGGATTCAGCGGACGCCACGACGCCGTCGACGATTCCTCCACCGTGGTGTTCGTCGACCAGACCCCTCGGCAGGACTTCGACACGAAGTGGTTCGTGCGCTCCGAGCCGTTCGCATGCATCAACCCGGCCCCGTTCTTCGACCGCGTGCGGGTCGTCGACGCCGCGGAGACGATCGAGCTGCGTCACGCCGTCGTGATCGCCGATGGCGCGTCCGATGCCGACCGCATGGCCGCGCTGGCGGATGCCGCCGCCGCGGCGACCGAGATCGCGGCCGGCTTCGCGCAGCGTGCGGCGTCGCGCGATGCCGTCGCCGATGTCATCGAGCTGATCCCTGTGGCACTGGAGGAGGTGCGCTGA
- a CDS encoding DUF624 domain-containing protein: MAKQATREITNGPLYRASAGIYGVLGPTVCFLVACFPFAVVTVLVPSPVAIAVAGILIGPAWTALLYAARIVSTDRERGPMASYWRGYRLGWRQALAVWTPYWILLVVAASDITSTATPLALRWIVGVIAAVSLLWISAVLLIISRYAFRLRDVLRLGLYLLFAAVRSTLTNAALLVVAAAVIYFASEFVLGLLSGVFALFAVIGARGLFALVDSRFTTEAVVEESTGRTPAAD; encoded by the coding sequence ATGGCGAAACAGGCGACGAGGGAGATCACTAACGGTCCGCTGTACCGGGCGTCCGCCGGAATCTACGGCGTGCTCGGTCCGACCGTGTGCTTCCTCGTCGCCTGTTTCCCGTTCGCGGTGGTGACCGTGCTCGTTCCGAGCCCGGTCGCCATCGCCGTGGCGGGCATCCTGATCGGTCCGGCGTGGACCGCCTTGCTGTACGCGGCACGGATCGTCAGCACGGACCGCGAACGCGGACCGATGGCGTCGTACTGGCGGGGCTATCGCCTTGGCTGGCGCCAGGCGCTCGCCGTCTGGACGCCGTACTGGATTCTGCTCGTCGTCGCGGCCTCGGACATCACGTCCACCGCGACTCCGCTCGCGCTGCGCTGGATCGTCGGCGTCATCGCCGCCGTCTCCCTGCTCTGGATCAGCGCCGTGCTCCTGATCATCAGCCGCTACGCTTTCCGCCTCCGCGACGTGCTGCGACTCGGCCTCTATCTGCTCTTCGCCGCCGTACGCAGCACGCTCACCAACGCCGCACTGCTCGTGGTCGCCGCGGCCGTCATCTACTTCGCCTCCGAGTTCGTGCTGGGGCTCCTCTCGGGAGTCTTCGCCCTTTTCGCGGTGATCGGCGCACGCGGACTGTTCGCGCTGGTCGACTCGCGGTTCACCACCGAAGCGGTGGTCGAGGAGAGCACCGGTCGAACCCCCGCCGCTGATTGA